One part of the Sander vitreus isolate 19-12246 chromosome 10, sanVit1, whole genome shotgun sequence genome encodes these proteins:
- the LOC144524827 gene encoding uncharacterized protein LOC144524827 isoform X2 has translation MLILFCVAFFTMGRCTDDQSFVTKTVCVGEDVTLTCSRLSGLSGYLFWIRVVAGNFPEMLGATYTFDNGNVNKTPRITAKQEPGTFVLHITKTELSDTAFYYCEQVVELQTTFLNKTSLKVKASEPDLTDVIKDHPSDPARPGDSVTLQCSVLSDSEDKTCPGEQSVFWFRVGSSEFHPSLIYAHRNCGDECEKSPEAYSPQKCVYNFSKIVSSSDAGTYYCAVATCGEILFGNGTKLDIEANMSSGDCQRANTILFLLCAALATSLTVVALLVYTIKKKKFNCCNAAAAVLQTNATSTGDQQSQQRDEDSLIYSMPNFTRGKAGRSVRRDATTVEGESIYTDVRVLG, from the exons ATGCTGATCCTATTTTGCGTAGCTTTCTTCACAATGGGGC GATGCACAGACGACCAAAGTTTTGTGACAAAGACTGTTTGTGTTGGAGAAGATGTGACTCTAACATGTAGCCGCCTGTCTGGATTGTCAGGATACTTATTTTGGATCAGAGTTGTTGCTGGAAACTTTCCTGAAATGTTAGGAGCCACTTATACATTTGATAATGGCAACGTTAATAAAACTCCTCGCATTACAGCAAAACAAGAGCCTGGGACATTTGTTCTACATATTACCAAAACAGAGCTGAGTGATACAGCATTTTACTACTGTGAACAAGTGGTTGAACTACAAACAACATTTCTGAATAAAACGTCTCTGAAAGTGAAAG CATCAGAACCTGATCTCACTGACGTCATTAAAGACCATCCATCTGATCCAGCCCGCCCAGGAGACTCAGTGACTCTTCAGTGTTCAGTCCTCTCGGACTCTGAGGACAAAACATGTCCAGGTGAACAAAGTGTGTTCTGGTTCAGAGTCGGATCAAGTGAATTTCATCCCAGTTTAATATACGCTCACAGAAACTGCGGTGATGAATGTGAGAAGAGTCCTGAGGCTTACTCTCCACAGAAATGTGTTTACAATTTCTCTAAAATCGTCAGCTCCTCTGATGCTGGGACTTATTACTGTGCTGTGGCCACATGTGGGGAGATTTTATTTGGAAATGGAACAAAACTGGACATTGAAG CCAACATGTCGTCTGGCGATTGTCAGCGGGCCAATACAATTCTGTTTCTGTTGTGTGCTGCTTTGGCTACAAGTTTGACTGTTGTAGCCTTACTGGTATACAccatcaagaaaaaaaagttcaattGTTGTAATG CTGCTGCTGCGGTCCTGCAAACAAATGCAACATCTACTGGTGATCAACAAAGTCAGCAA aGAGATGAAGACTCATTGATTTATTCTATGCCAAACTTCACTAGAGGGAAAGCTGGCAGGAGTGTCAGGAGAGATGCAACGACAGTCGAGGGAGAGAGCATCTACACTGATGTCAGGGTTTTGGGGTAG
- the LOC144524827 gene encoding uncharacterized protein LOC144524827 isoform X1, whose protein sequence is MLILFCVAFFTMGRCTDDQSFVTKTVCVGEDVTLTCSRLSGLSGYLFWIRVVAGNFPEMLGATYTFDNGNVNKTPRITAKQEPGTFVLHITKTELSDTAFYYCEQVVELQTTFLNKTSLKVKASEPDLTDVIKDHPSDPARPGDSVTLQCSVLSDSEDKTCPGEQSVFWFRVGSSEFHPSLIYAHRNCGDECEKSPEAYSPQKCVYNFSKIVSSSDAGTYYCAVATCGEILFGNGTKLDIEAANMSSGDCQRANTILFLLCAALATSLTVVALLVYTIKKKKFNCCNAAAAVLQTNATSTGDQQSQQRDEDSLIYSMPNFTRGKAGRSVRRDATTVEGESIYTDVRVLG, encoded by the exons ATGCTGATCCTATTTTGCGTAGCTTTCTTCACAATGGGGC GATGCACAGACGACCAAAGTTTTGTGACAAAGACTGTTTGTGTTGGAGAAGATGTGACTCTAACATGTAGCCGCCTGTCTGGATTGTCAGGATACTTATTTTGGATCAGAGTTGTTGCTGGAAACTTTCCTGAAATGTTAGGAGCCACTTATACATTTGATAATGGCAACGTTAATAAAACTCCTCGCATTACAGCAAAACAAGAGCCTGGGACATTTGTTCTACATATTACCAAAACAGAGCTGAGTGATACAGCATTTTACTACTGTGAACAAGTGGTTGAACTACAAACAACATTTCTGAATAAAACGTCTCTGAAAGTGAAAG CATCAGAACCTGATCTCACTGACGTCATTAAAGACCATCCATCTGATCCAGCCCGCCCAGGAGACTCAGTGACTCTTCAGTGTTCAGTCCTCTCGGACTCTGAGGACAAAACATGTCCAGGTGAACAAAGTGTGTTCTGGTTCAGAGTCGGATCAAGTGAATTTCATCCCAGTTTAATATACGCTCACAGAAACTGCGGTGATGAATGTGAGAAGAGTCCTGAGGCTTACTCTCCACAGAAATGTGTTTACAATTTCTCTAAAATCGTCAGCTCCTCTGATGCTGGGACTTATTACTGTGCTGTGGCCACATGTGGGGAGATTTTATTTGGAAATGGAACAAAACTGGACATTGAAG CAGCCAACATGTCGTCTGGCGATTGTCAGCGGGCCAATACAATTCTGTTTCTGTTGTGTGCTGCTTTGGCTACAAGTTTGACTGTTGTAGCCTTACTGGTATACAccatcaagaaaaaaaagttcaattGTTGTAATG CTGCTGCTGCGGTCCTGCAAACAAATGCAACATCTACTGGTGATCAACAAAGTCAGCAA aGAGATGAAGACTCATTGATTTATTCTATGCCAAACTTCACTAGAGGGAAAGCTGGCAGGAGTGTCAGGAGAGATGCAACGACAGTCGAGGGAGAGAGCATCTACACTGATGTCAGGGTTTTGGGGTAG
- the LOC144524134 gene encoding uncharacterized protein LOC144524134, with translation MIILWITLLLLHQGYALISVTTVQLGKPATFTCVLPDSEYSNTRIKWYKQSFGDTLTLIITMRKGTANPMFEQGFPPSRFNANQTTTMSTLTILKTIQEDEALYHCAFSSWSTDQFSGTYLSLKGNTQRTSNYTVVQQPTVSDPVHPGDSVTLQCSVLSDSEKSCPGEHSVHWFGVRAHKSHPHIIYTDENGHDGCAKISDTQRSCVYRFSKNVSSSDTGTYYCAVATCGEILFGDGTKLDIEGTGAWSSGIIQTDNTVLLLLCAILAISEIVISVLIYAIKKSKCGYCNNKAAVSLQENVAKRNLTRDEDAWIYSAVVFTVMKTGSGGTWDAKAAERERIYTAVKAFGLD, from the exons ATGATCATTTTATGGATAACACTGCTTCTTCTCCATCAGGGAT ATGCACTGATCTCAGTGACCACAGTTCAACTTGGCAAACCTGCAACCTTCACATGTGTTTTACCTGATTCGGAGTATAGCAATACACGAATCAAGTGGTACAAACAGAGTTTTGGTGATACTCTTACATTAATTATTACAATGAGAAAAGGCACTGCAAATCCCATGTTTGAACAAGGATTTCCTCCCTCACGATTTAATGCAAACCAAACTACAACCATGAGCACTCTGACCATTTTGAAGACAATCCAAGAAGATGAGGCATTGTATCACTGTGCATTCTCTTCCTGGAGTACAGATCAGTTTAGTGGCACATATCTGTCCTTAAAAG GAAACACTCAGAGGACATCAAACTATACTGTTGTTCAGCAGCCAACAGTATCTGATCCAGTTCATCCAGGAGACTCTGTCACTCTCCAGTGTTCAGTCCTCTCCGACTCAGAGAAGTCCTGTCCAGGTGAACACAGTGTGCACTGGTTTGGAGTTCGAGCACATAAATCTCATCCACATATCATCTACACTGATGAAAATGGACATGATGGATGTGCTAAGATATCTGACACTCAGAGGAGTTGTGTTTATCGCTTCTCCAAGAACGTCAGCTCCTCTGATACGGGGACTTACTACTGTGCTGTAGCCACATGTGGAGAGATATTGTTTGGAGATGGAACAAAACTGGACATTGAAG GAACCGGCGCGTGGTCTTCTGGTATTATACAGACGGACAATACAGTTCTGCTTCTGCTGTGTGCCATCTTGGCTATAAGTGAGATCGTTATATCCGTCCTTATTTACGCAATCAAGAAGTCCAAGTGTGGTTATTGCAATAATAAAG CTGCTGTTTCCCTGCaagaaaatgttgcaaaaagaaATTTAACG AGAGATGAAGACGCATGGATTTATTCTGCTGTCGTTTTTACTGTGATGAAAACTGGCAGTGGTGGAACGTGGGATGcaaaagcagcagagagagagaggatctaCACCGCAGTCAAGGCTTTTGGGTTGGATTAG